In Lathyrus oleraceus cultivar Zhongwan6 chromosome 2, CAAS_Psat_ZW6_1.0, whole genome shotgun sequence, the DNA window tttcctatgtgacagggtatagagaagctaccCGGGTCTTTGAGTTTAagaggcatattctggattatagcgctacattcagcagtgagtgtaacggtttcgctatcttcaagtttccttttattagaaagaatttcttttaagaacttggcatatgagggcatctgcgtaatagcttctgtaaacagaattgtgacgtttaattgtttcagtaggtcaacaaattttttaaattggcccgcatctttggttttaataagcctttgaaggtaagggataggtggtttataaggtggtggaggtacataatgttccttcttttctacggtttccttattactcttttccttttccttagttttattttcttcctcagttgactttttagagttttggttttctatccttgggtcagatggtccttccacttccgttccacttcttagtatgattgcatgagcgtggcttctcgggttaggttggggctgtccaggaaatgtaccagttggggcagcagtaggcgcttgttgttgagctacttgtgatatttgtgtttccagcattttgttatgggtagccagggcatctattttacttgctagttgtttaatttgttcgccagtgtgtacattctggtttaagaaatctttattggtttgctgttgagaagctataaagttttccatcataatttccaagttggatttcctaggggcgttattgttaggtgtagatgggatcggcttttgatatcccggaggtatagctggggcttgattcggagattgtccaggtgcgtataaagcattattactcttatatgaaaaatttggatgattcttacaatttgagttataggtatgcgagtaggggcttccttgagcatagtttacttgctccgcttggattcctgttaggagttgacaatctgcaggagtgtgaccttggattccacagacttcgcaattctgagttagggcaaccacggtggctggaggtgatacatttaaactttcaattttctggaccagagcatccacttttgcgttaacatgatcaaggttacttatctcgtacatgccaattttagtttgaggtttttctaccattgttcgttcgcttccccactgatagtggttttgggccatgctttcgataagttggtaagcatcagcataaggtttgttcattagtgcaccacctgcggcggcgtctattgttaacctcgtgttgtacaagagaccattatagaaggtatgaattactaaccagtcctctaaaccatggtgtggacaaagtctcatcatgtctttgtatctttcccatgcttcgaaaagagactcgttatctttctgtttaaatccatttatctgggctcttaacatagctgttttgctcggcggaaaatatcgggcaagaaagactttctttaactcgttccatgtggtgactgagttggaaggaagagactggagccatcttctagcgctatctcttaacgagaaaggaaaaagacgaagtcgaattgcctctgaagtgacaccgttagctttaacagtatcaacgtattggacaaatacggataaatgaaggtttggatcctcggtaggatttccagagaattggttctgttgtACTGCTTacaacagtgaaggtttaagttcgaagttgtttgcttcgattgcgggtggagcaatactcgaatgtggctcatcttgcgatgaagcggcgtaatctcgaagagcacgagctggttctgccatctcgggtatcggcgaaggaagaagatttttgagatcaggaagttcgacaggagggagattgttCGCAGCATGgtattcccgaattcgtcgtaagactcggagatatagttcgatatcgttgattcgtaagtagaacggctcgccttgtgagcgagtatgtggcatacaaatcaacgaaagaaagaaaagaaaagaaaaataagccttagtctctacagcgtaacagaagagttacgatatcgactaaataaaagtccccgacaacggcgccaaaaacttgatcgcgacttaatgagtcgaatttggggtacaaactgcaagtgcacagttctatcgcgtagttttaaaagatatcgatcccacagggacttatgaatcgatataccgttttctaaggttacttcgtaaagctaaggcggataatactttgattgttcgggggaaaagttaaaattaaaataagatctaaattaaatattaattaagcggatatcggtatgtagttcgtcgtaattagggaatcaattcttcgttggtttcttggttttaaaacaaatcctttcagtagacactattgattaaaagtcttatctcaaactctcgctctgttgaataaactatgattttaacgtagctgtcacttattagttaagtccaaaatcactttttgaaaacaatagaatccgtagaaactctttttaagaaaacactaaaCGTTTAAACAtccttgtctcaaactctcgctctgttgacttagattatataattaaattcaaatgcttaactctcgtcctcacattcaacctttaaaaatactttttgaaaaagattagaatttaattaactctaaaaattgctttcgccctgatctagaattaatgtccaatttacactgtccagttaaaaactcaaactctcgttctattgatttcaacttctttatgtcttttactttcgtacaaaatcttgttattaaacctgtaaattgagaccgtaaaaagagtgtttttatttttaaatgtaagtaaaccaacttagttttgattccttcattccgcttactctacataccgatacctaaataaattagccagacatgcttaacagatctaaataatcagcatgcataaataattccatctcaggcaaataatataaataaacagtaaagcagagcatatataaattcaaacaataattaaagaacctgaataatttatagcaatctcgaacactccaccacagaccggttggatttgttcttgaattcttcaatcggacaggaaaataaaagtgaaggaataaaagtctagggtctaacgtaaggttagatctagtaaaagatacacaatagtttccggtgtagaaactattgtgcgaaaaattaattaagtgctgaaagattAACTGGAAAGGAAAGTAAAAATAAGAATTGCAATTAAAAGCAAAAACAGTAAAGGAAAAATAATGGTATGCTTACACGGCTGGTAGAAGAAAATTGAACGAAGCGGCCCGTCCCAGGGTTTGCcaaaagctactatttatattgGTCACTTGTTGTAACTGTTTCCAGAGGTCTTCCGTGTAAAGAGTCTTCACGTTGCAAATGGTCAAGCGTAACAACAGGCCTCAACGTCtttgttgcgcttctgaagccaaaaatataggggaatggtgtgacgtacgtcacaccatgtgttacgctcgtaacacaagtaggtagggcgtgacgctcgtcacagcttgtgtgacgctcgtcacggGCGCAGCGCCTtgcttttgggctgggctttggcttggtggaatttgcttcttttcatttctttttgcacctccttttcttcctttttcacttgtgcttcaaataagttacctgagataaatagaaagaaataccgagtaatatcgaataaaatgaagtaaattgaagtaaataataatataatttaattaaatcgagtcctaaaatgtgatattatttcatgttatcaacaTACTTGATAATAATTCTTGCTTGAGGGCTCGATAGAAGTCCCGCCCAAGTAGGTCAAAACGCCTCGCCCAAGGGACTGGTAGTCTTATCAGCCGAGCTATAAACAATTTTGTCTAAGGGACTTATATTCCCCATGATAATTATACTCTAGTCTGAGGGACTTAATGTCTCCTCGTGTGGGACGAAACTCAAGGGTCATGCTTGAGAGGCGCGGTAGATGTCCAGTCTGAGAGACTTGATAACAAATCTTACTTGAGGGCTCAATAGAAGTACTACTTAAGTAGGTCAAAATATCTCGTCTGAGGGACTGGTAGTCTTGTCAGGCAAGCTATATACAATTTTGTCTGAAATACTTAGATTCTATATACTAACTAAACCCTCGTCGGAGAGACTTAGTGTCTCTTCAACCAAACCTCCCAGGGTGGCTAAAGACCTTATTAGAGGAAGCTGTAGTTCTTATGTCGTATATTAATGACATTGTGTTGGCAAGGAAACACCATGCATGAAATTACAATTGTTAAGTCTATTTTAGAACCTTAAATATATTCATGGAACTTATGGATGAACTTGAATGCATTCACCACTAAATTTCTTTATGCATTGAAGCCTGAATTATGGATCATATAGTGATACAGTAACTGAGCTATTAATCAGAACCAGATTCTCAATTAATACATATAATATTAAAAACATTTCATGTTAGTTTGAATTTTGATCATATCCTAGGTAAGTTATAAAATTTCATATTGGTTTGGATTTTGATTATATTCTAAGTAAGTTGTAGTACTAATACATATAAAATAGATGATAATGCTCATTCTTTAATCTCAACCAATAAATATTATTAATAACAAATTAAAAATTATGAAAACAGTCGAATCATAGTAGAAATATTTTATATGTAATTATACAAAATGCCACCATTAAGATAAGGAATTTCCATTATATTGATGGTAAATTATCAAGCCATCCATCCTTATTTACAAAGGATGACAAACTATATTCATTTAAGTTTAAGCTATTTGCTTTCTTCTCCCATCCAACACGTTTCTCAGTACTAGCCCCTGGTCCTGTACAATTTACTTCTGCAAAGATAGTATTTTGCCTGcataaatttatttaaaaattaaataaatatataaatataagAGAAAATTGAAAGAAAACCGAGGACGACCTTCaaaaaatacttgtgtttttcTATTATGTAATAAAATAAAACTTACGCTTGAATTGTCGTTAAATTCCATTGATCCCATCCTTGAGGAGTTACCACGGACGAGAAATATGTTTCCCAAAATATAACTCTCGAGTAAGGACCCCAAGGTCTACCCAGATTCACTTGACCATTTCCATCGATGCGTCCTCCTTTAAAAACATAACCATTTGGCTTATTTGGTGAATCTCTACGTTGTGCGGTGACAAAACCTATAGGTTTGGATTTCGCTTGAACAGCATTGATGTTACAATTCTATAACAAGTAAAAATTCATGAAAAAATCATATAACTATTACTAAAGGTTAAcatgtttcatcaaaatgaaaGAACTTTATTCTCAATGAATTACCTCAAAATAAGATTGACCTTCACCAAAAATGAAGTCCGTTTCACCTTCGACATAACAATTTTTAAAATATTGACGCCTCTTTGATGAAAGCAAAGTATCTTGATAGCCGGTGAAACTACATTCAAAAATTGCAGTCTTATCACCATATAGTGAAGCAGCTACTGCTGGTCCATCATATCCATGTGTGTTCTACAATCGCACAGAATGCATTAGAAATAGTCAAAGATTCAAAGTTGATATTTCCCTCTTGAATCGATCTAATTAAAGATAGAACAAAAATCTATATAGACTAATCTAACACAAAATATTAACCTTATTAACAAATAATAAAATCTAAATCTAAAATCTCAAGACAAACACTTTCTATATCAACAAACCTTGAATGTAATGCCACTCAAAATTACATTAGGTGGAGATGAATGAAATGTTGCACTATTAGAAGTGCCAATATCATTAGCTGCATCATTGTAGGTAATGATTGTGCTATTATTACCAAATCCTTTTAGAATAATGCATGGCTTTCTTGGGTGTATAAAAACTTTTTCCCTACACAATTTAAAAATATGAACacattataaaaaaaaaatatttattatcAAATTAACATGTAACAATATTTTTACTTACTTGTATACACCAGGATTTATTTTAATTAGAACCCATTGATCATTTGGATTCTTTACAGAATCAATGGCAGCTTGAACTGTTTTAAATGCTCCTTTTCCTCCTTGATCAACAATGATGGTGTTTCCAACTTTATTACCACCACAATCTATAGCTCTTCCAAGAGAAAAACAACTCATAAACAATACTATAAGAAACATCATTGATATTGGAAGAAACATTGTCATAGTTGGTGATaatctttttttttcttcttcgAGCATAAATACACTTGAAAATTAACACATCAATACTTAATAATTTATTTTGTCAgatattattaatttatttatttttaaatatgaGATTCTCCTCTTTAAGATATGGGATCATTTTCCTAAAATGTGCCAAACTTTTTCAACAAAGATATCTCATAGTATATTCACGTTATTTCTTTTTCTATATATAAAGATCATGTTGGATACACCAAACTTTTTCCTTTGACTCTCAAAAATAAAGTATATTTTAACCCTTTTTCTATGTTAATTTAGCAAAACAATGGGCTCATTTTGAAAgttattaaatattaataagtTATTAGATACATATATTTGAAATTAACTAACTTTTTAAAATTATATATCaaaataatcatatttttaatttatttcCCAAACTAATCAATGTTTCATGTAAAATGTGAGAGCATACGTAACTTCAATTGGCGCATGTATGTAAAATGTAAGAGCAAGTGTCACTATAAATGATGCATGCATATAAAATATGGGAGCATGCGCTATTCCAATTGACGCATGCATGTAAAATGTGAGAGCATGCATCACTGCAATTGACGTATCCATGTAAAATGTAGAAGCATGCGTTACTACGATTGACGCATGCATGTAAAAGAATAAAGGAGCAGCCACATGTATGCTGTTAATTGCAATTAAATTCTGTTTTTACCCTTTCAAAACTAACATAATTTATTTGTAGAGTCACTTTAGTTGTATTTTAGAGTTGTATCATTTTATTCTCTCAATGTATAAATACACTTGTAATATTCCCAATTCAAAATTAATGCCAAAATCAATATTCATCCAACATTACTCTTTTCTCTAATTCTCTCTcaacttcatcttccccaattttcttttcttccaccattgtcaaaccttcaattttcagttttatgttctaacatttggcatcaagaaCATTGGTTATCGATCCTAATCCGCTGCAACAATGGCAACCGTTTCCAATGATCGAATTTCCACAAATCTCCCGATTCTTGATTCGAAGAACTATGATAAATGGACAAAACAAATGAGGGTttttgttggttctaagtgttggcagcaattttggtaaaacaaagagtgttcacaagatgttgcatgtgatgtcttaacataagatatcttgtacctgctggagatttaaaatggaattatgcaggattgtttcaggatgtcatacccgatgtcatgacatctaatataatgtacctgctggatatttaaaatggaattatgcaggattgttccaggatgtcagacccgatgtcatgacatctgtacacagaacattcagggtgaatgttatgtgttatgtgattgcgcttttaatggcaatctatgtttgattgagGAGTTAATTGCAAAcacattcaatcattaattacaacctgatttacttattttccaaagagatctaatcagctgtcataagaagatttgaatggaaaatagttttagggttttatgatgtccaagcccagctgaaagcttctataaaaaggacatggaaaacctgatttgatacacaagaaatatagagcgaaatattgagagagaataagggtttgtgtcttgtgtggtcgtgtgacttgtaagccattcaattcatccatagatgattgaatggtctgatttgtgagttataatttgtcactcaaagcttttaagcatggGTGTGTGTTgacttgattgaagctgctaagtaagatcaagtgtgtaTCTTTGAAGAGTATCTTtttttcataagtaattgttgtttatTATCACTtgtgtgattgagggggagtgaatgggatctcatatctaagagttcttaggtagaaatcatacgggtagagattaggtgaaaaagatTGTAACTTGTGGAGTGTAATGAGAGTCTTTaaactgattctatttagtggatttccttcctggcttggtagcccccagatgtaggtgagttgcaccgaactgggttaaccattgtttgtgtctcttgcattactattctttatctttatcctgtttgcattattcagatattagtgtcgtgacattatcttcgacatctcatacctgataccagaatttcagtttTGTTTGGTTATCAAGAGGTGCTTGAGATCGTCGTCAATGGAGTTACACAATTAGGGGCAGAAGCTACCGACATTCAAAGAGCTACAcacaaagaagagaagaagaaggattacAAAGCCCTATTCTTGATTCATTCGTGTGTTGATAACGATAATTTCGAGAAGGTTGGCGATTGTGAGTCGGCGAAGCAAGCATGGGAAATCTTGGAGAAAGCATATGTCGGTGCCGTCAAAGCGAAGGTTGTAAGGTTACAAACTTACAAGCGACAATTCGAGTTAAAACAAATGGAAGACAAAGAAACGATCAACGATTACATTACGCGTATTACCCGGTTAgttaatcaaatcaaatcttGTGGGGAAACGATTCTTAAGCAGAATGTTGTATCGAAAGTATTGCGTTCGTTAACGCCGCGTTTCGATAACATAGTTATGGCTATTGAAGAATCAAAGGATCTAACAACTTTGAGCAAGGATGAATTACAAAGTTCGTTAGAGGTACATGAACAAAGGATGGATGAGAGAGGCACCGACAAAGCCAAAGCGGAGATTGCTTTGCAAGCGCGTTTCAATGAAAAGAATAAGAGGTCGAAAGGAAAATTTGCGGCGAGAGGTAAATcaaattttcagaattttggtTCAAATGATTCGCAAAATTCAAAGCATTCGACGAGTGAAAAGGGTGAAAGTAACTCCAAGGATAGTGGTCATAGAAATGGTTTCAAGAAGCGTGATGTGAGTAAGGTGCAATGCTACAAGTGTATAAAGTTTGGACACTTTGCAAATTCGTGTCGTGGTAAATCGAATGAGAATCACAATAATGAAGCCAAGGTTGCTAGGGAAGAGGTAGATGATGAGGACACACTTCTAGTAATGATCACGGAGGAGAGTTATGGAATTACGGATGTTCTGGGAAGCAGCTACAGTAGTGACAGTTTGCGGGACAACAACTGTACCGTTCTGGAAAATAGCGAGAAAATGAATTCGGATCGAAATGCATTGGTTATCGTTCGTGATGGAGTCCAAGGGAGAAATGAGTGGTACTTGGATTCCGGTTGTTCAACACATATGACGGGTCGAAAAGATTGGTTTGTGCAAATCAATCAAGCGGCAAAAAGTAAAGTCAAATTTGCCGACGACACCACTTTAAGCGCCGAAGGGGTAGGAGATATTTTGATCGGAAAAAGGAATGGTGGATATTCAAGGATCAAAGATGTCTTGTATATACCGAGAATTAAGTGTAATCTTTTAAGCATTGGCCAATTACTTGAAAGAGGATACAAAATTCGGTTGGAGGATAATATTTTACGCGTTTTGGATTCAAATGGTGTGTTGATTCTAAAAGCACCAATGGCTGCCAATAGAACCTTTAAGGTTGAGTTAAAGGTTATGGAGCATCGTTGTCTAGCTATCTTGGCAAGTAGAGATGAGTGGTTATGACATTACCGTCTTGGTCACCTTAATTTTAGGGATCTAAGAAAGTTGCAACAAGTGAAATGGTAACGGGGCTGCCACACATTAGTAATCCAACTGAATTGTGTGAGGAATGTGTGAAGGCTAAAAAACACAAGAATGTGTTTAGCAAAGATGCGGGTCGAAGAACCAAAGGCTTACTTGAGGTGGTATGTTCCGACGTTTGCGGACCGATGCAAGTAGAGACTTATGGTGGCAATCGATATTTTGTTACGTTCATTGACGATTTTAGTAGGAGGCTTTGGATATATCTTATCAAGAGAAAAGATGAGGTATTTGGAGTTTTCAAGAATTTCAAATCCATGGTGGAGCGCCAAAGCGGTCGGAAGCTCAAAATTCTCAAAATggatggtggaggtgagtatacCTCTAGTGAGTTTGGGAAGTTTTGTGATCTTGAGGGAATTGTACGTGAGGTGGTGCCTCCGTATACGCCTCAACAAAATGGGGCTGCCGAGAGGAAAAATCGTACGATAATGAACATGGTGCGTAGTATGCTTTGTG includes these proteins:
- the LOC127121060 gene encoding putative pectinesterase 10 encodes the protein MLEEEKKRLSPTMTMFLPISMMFLIVLFMSCFSLGRAIDCGGNKVGNTIIVDQGGKGAFKTVQAAIDSVKNPNDQWVLIKINPGVYKEKVFIHPRKPCIILKGFGNNSTIITYNDAANDIGTSNSATFHSSPPNVILSGITFKNTHGYDGPAVAASLYGDKTAIFECSFTGYQDTLLSSKRRQYFKNCYVEGETDFIFGEGQSYFENCNINAVQAKSKPIGFVTAQRRDSPNKPNGYVFKGGRIDGNGQVNLGRPWGPYSRVIFWETYFSSVVTPQGWDQWNLTTIQAQNTIFAEVNCTGPGASTEKRVGWEKKANSLNLNEYSLSSFVNKDGWLDNLPSI
- the LOC127121642 gene encoding uncharacterized protein LOC127121642, translated to MEDKETINDYITRITRLVNQIKSCGETILKQNVVSKVLRSLTPRFDNIVMAIEESKDLTTLSKDELQSSLEVHEQRMDERGTDKAKAEIALQARFNEKNKRSKGKFAARGKSNFQNFGSNDSQNSKHSTSEKGESNSKDSGHRNGFKKRDVSKVQCYKCIKFGHFANSCRGKSNENHNNEAKVAREEVDDEDTLLVMITEESYGITDVLGSSYSSDSLRDNNCTVLENSEKMNSDRNALVIVRDGVQGRNEWYLDSGCSTHMTGRKDWFVQINQAAKSKVKFADDTTLSAEGVGDILIGKRNGGYSRIKDVLYIPRIKCNLLSIGQLLERGYKIRLEDNILRVLDSNGVLILKAPMAANRTFKVELKVMEHRCLAILASRDEWL